A single Thermosynechococcus vestitus BP-1 DNA region contains:
- a CDS encoding response regulator transcription factor: MTKVLVVEDSPPQREMISELLAKTGFEVTVATDGVEAMEQLQQSTPDVVVLDIVMPRMNGYEVCRQIKSDPRTQSIPVVMCSSKGEEFDRYWGMKQGADAYITKPFDPKELVGTIKQLLRG; the protein is encoded by the coding sequence ATGACCAAAGTCTTAGTTGTCGAAGATAGTCCACCCCAGCGGGAAATGATTAGCGAATTGCTGGCAAAAACAGGCTTTGAGGTGACGGTTGCCACCGATGGGGTGGAGGCAATGGAGCAATTGCAGCAGAGTACCCCAGATGTGGTTGTCCTCGACATTGTCATGCCCCGTATGAATGGGTATGAAGTCTGCCGCCAAATTAAGTCCGACCCTCGCACCCAATCCATTCCCGTGGTTATGTGTAGCTCCAAAGGTGAGGAGTTTGATCGCTATTGGGGCATGAAACAGGGGGCTGATGCGTACATTACCAAGCCCTTTGATCCCAAAGAACTCGTTGGCACCATCAAGCAACTCTTGCGAGGCTAA
- a CDS encoding response regulator — translation MEGCLNDTDIYTLCQTLALGQRTGELYLEDDAGRTWLLFLNHGYLVYIADRHSHSLERLQDLLYGQGIPWPSPDSLIESKAGASWVEYECLWWLLDHCKLSQIHSVWRALLRESLFDVVSLNRAWFKFYSASPLTPQWHNLSLTALLNDSLSHLREWKKLHPELRSLDQSLQLTDIKPTGNDPADQWFRQLEPFVREPITLRRLSRQLGRDAVTVGKLLLPYLHQGYLQVSSWATNGHTRTFPPSSWRQSPRVVCVDDAATVRQVVESTLQAAGYEATAIAHPLTALSLIFQLNPDLIFLDIAMPELDGYEFCTLLRHTPRFRYTPIIMLTSLVGWSDRLRAKVAGATDYLSKPFSTQELLTITHHYIGAAPPVTSLTDEYFGDVLEAESGLETSR, via the coding sequence ATGGAAGGATGCCTCAACGATACGGATATTTACACGCTGTGCCAAACCCTTGCCCTTGGCCAGCGCACCGGGGAACTATACCTCGAAGATGATGCCGGTCGTACGTGGCTTCTCTTTTTGAATCATGGTTATTTGGTTTACATTGCCGATCGCCACAGCCACAGCTTAGAGCGGTTGCAGGATCTGCTCTATGGACAGGGCATTCCTTGGCCGAGCCCCGATAGCCTCATCGAAAGTAAAGCCGGTGCCAGTTGGGTGGAATACGAATGCCTGTGGTGGCTCCTTGATCACTGCAAGCTCAGTCAAATCCATAGCGTGTGGCGTGCTCTGCTGCGGGAGAGTCTCTTTGACGTTGTTAGCCTCAATCGCGCCTGGTTCAAGTTTTATAGTGCGAGTCCCCTCACTCCCCAATGGCACAACCTCTCCCTAACGGCGCTGCTGAATGACAGCCTGAGTCATCTGCGGGAATGGAAAAAACTGCATCCAGAATTGCGTTCCCTGGATCAATCCCTTCAACTGACGGATATTAAACCCACCGGTAACGACCCAGCGGATCAGTGGTTTCGTCAACTGGAGCCCTTCGTGCGCGAGCCAATCACCTTGCGCCGCCTGAGTCGACAACTGGGACGCGATGCCGTGACTGTGGGCAAACTCCTGCTGCCCTATCTCCATCAAGGGTACTTACAAGTCAGTTCTTGGGCAACCAATGGCCACACCCGTACATTTCCACCCTCTTCTTGGCGGCAGTCGCCCCGGGTCGTGTGTGTGGATGATGCCGCCACCGTGCGCCAAGTGGTTGAGTCCACTCTGCAGGCGGCAGGTTATGAGGCCACGGCGATCGCCCACCCGCTGACCGCCTTGAGTCTCATTTTCCAACTCAACCCCGATCTGATTTTCCTCGATATTGCCATGCCCGAATTGGATGGCTACGAATTTTGCACCCTCCTGCGGCACACGCCTCGCTTCCGCTATACGCCCATTATTATGCTGACTAGCCTCGTCGGTTGGAGCGATCGCCTGCGAGCCAAGGTGGCTGGTGCCACCGATTACCTCAGTAAGCCCTTTTCAACCCAAGAATTATTAACAATTACGCATCATTACATTGGCGCCGCCCCGCCTGTAACCTCCTTAACAGACGAGTACTTTGGCGACGTGCTAGAAGCAGAGTCAGGCCTCGAGACCTCCCGTTAA
- a CDS encoding TIGR04376 family protein — protein MSFFRDLNAFLEQKLEDFIRANPQLELNLLLLELDDQERQTQERLLRLQQEVNTCEQQILGLVSEIRRWRDRIQTAMAAQRPDLVELAQQREAELRRRGEQLWTQRLNALHQIPLTQQLLQKIRDRRQEVMNRVPTTSAPPPPPPPPPRISSDLNDPIEAEFRRLELQTALEELKRSMGL, from the coding sequence ATGAGTTTTTTTCGGGACTTGAATGCATTCCTAGAGCAAAAACTCGAGGACTTTATCCGTGCCAATCCTCAGCTTGAACTGAATCTGCTGCTCCTTGAGCTAGACGATCAAGAACGGCAAACCCAAGAGCGCCTATTACGGTTGCAACAGGAAGTCAATACCTGTGAACAGCAGATTTTAGGCCTTGTTTCTGAGATTCGCCGCTGGCGCGATCGCATCCAAACGGCGATGGCCGCTCAGCGCCCCGACCTGGTGGAATTGGCACAGCAACGGGAGGCTGAATTACGCCGACGTGGAGAGCAATTGTGGACCCAGCGGCTCAATGCCCTCCATCAAATTCCCCTTACCCAGCAACTTTTGCAAAAGATTCGCGATCGCCGTCAGGAAGTGATGAACCGCGTTCCTACTACCAGTGCACCGCCACCCCCGCCCCCACCCCCGCCGCGCATCAGCAGTGACCTCAATGATCCAATTGAAGCTGAGTTTCGTCGCCTGGAGCTGCAAACTGCCCTTGAGGAACTGAAACGCTCGATGGGGTTATAG
- a CDS encoding YheT family hydrolase → MQSLSYWPPVPLHSGVIHTVFTAYVQRWGCLYPWQPHTSHVFQGAEGVPLYGEGYRVGQARGTLIATYGITGDLKNQWYLHTLAHWAIARGFDVLLFDWRAHGRSAELSPVLTSDGLYEGQDFVAIAQQCQALGYTPPYWLVGYSLGGQLALWGAWYAQQQGKTEIGGAAVICPNLDSNRSLAYLGTTFWGRQFEGAISRQLQHLARHLHRLYPQLFDLNTVAKIDTIAGFDAALVIDRLGFSSVAEYYAASSPLPLLPQLRIPLWILYAADDPLFDPSLVPELLTIAEGNPALTLLLSEQGGHVGFTSDRKCQRLWGDPDYCWGIHRLLDWLEQRAG, encoded by the coding sequence ATGCAATCCCTATCCTATTGGCCACCAGTGCCGCTGCACTCTGGCGTGATCCACACCGTTTTTACGGCCTATGTCCAACGCTGGGGATGTCTCTACCCTTGGCAACCCCACACCAGCCATGTTTTCCAGGGAGCTGAGGGCGTGCCCCTGTACGGTGAGGGGTATCGGGTTGGCCAAGCCCGCGGCACCCTCATTGCCACCTACGGCATTACGGGTGATCTCAAGAATCAATGGTACTTGCATACCCTTGCCCATTGGGCGATCGCCCGCGGCTTTGATGTCCTCCTTTTCGATTGGCGTGCCCATGGCCGCAGTGCAGAACTGTCTCCAGTGTTAACCAGTGATGGTCTCTATGAAGGGCAAGACTTTGTGGCGATCGCCCAGCAGTGTCAAGCCCTTGGCTATACTCCTCCCTATTGGTTGGTTGGTTATTCCTTGGGGGGGCAGCTAGCCCTTTGGGGTGCCTGGTATGCCCAACAGCAAGGAAAAACAGAGATTGGCGGTGCGGCGGTGATCTGCCCCAACCTTGACTCCAATCGTTCCCTTGCCTACCTAGGCACAACGTTTTGGGGGCGGCAATTTGAAGGCGCCATCAGCCGTCAACTCCAACACTTGGCTCGCCACCTTCATCGCCTTTATCCTCAGCTCTTTGATCTCAACACCGTTGCCAAGATTGACACCATTGCCGGTTTTGACGCCGCCCTCGTCATTGATCGCCTGGGCTTTAGCAGTGTAGCTGAGTATTACGCTGCCAGTAGTCCCTTGCCGCTGCTGCCCCAATTGAGAATACCCCTCTGGATTCTCTATGCCGCCGATGATCCCCTATTTGATCCCTCCCTTGTGCCCGAACTGCTCACGATTGCCGAGGGCAATCCTGCCCTTACCCTGCTGCTGAGCGAACAGGGAGGTCACGTGGGTTTTACCAGCGATCGCAAGTGCCAACGCCTTTGGGGTGATCCAGACTACTGCTGGGGTATCCATCGACTCTTAGATTGGCTGGAGCAGCGAGCTGGATAA
- a CDS encoding MerR family transcriptional regulator translates to MATIQDFVHVQDQWSLDELVEIANELLPQHLPQEDSKNRVLEEVNPRLVRHYTSCKLIDRPARIGREGRYGYRHLVQLLVVRRLLMEGYTAGAIYKLVYRMSTPELRALLEQGVHLQLNPPPINPALAFLQQVQERSEHRYGEPMRVSPPISRREVPPPSHSPQPESWKRIEVAPGFEVHIRDDFNFPQINRDQEALVKQLVQLLSSYTQR, encoded by the coding sequence ATGGCAACAATTCAAGACTTTGTTCATGTTCAGGATCAATGGTCATTAGATGAGTTGGTGGAAATCGCCAACGAACTCTTGCCCCAGCACCTCCCCCAGGAGGACTCCAAAAACCGTGTTTTGGAAGAGGTCAACCCGCGGCTGGTGCGCCATTACACCTCCTGCAAATTGATTGACCGTCCTGCTCGCATTGGCCGCGAAGGTCGCTACGGCTATCGCCACCTTGTGCAATTGCTGGTGGTGCGACGGCTGTTGATGGAGGGCTATACCGCAGGTGCCATTTACAAACTGGTGTATCGCATGAGCACCCCAGAACTGCGGGCCCTCCTTGAGCAGGGGGTTCATCTTCAGTTGAATCCCCCCCCGATCAACCCAGCTTTGGCCTTTTTGCAGCAGGTACAGGAGCGCTCCGAGCATCGCTATGGGGAGCCCATGCGCGTCAGCCCCCCTATCAGCCGTCGCGAGGTACCGCCCCCGAGCCATTCACCGCAACCCGAGTCTTGGAAGCGCATTGAGGTGGCCCCCGGCTTTGAAGTTCATATTCGCGATGACTTTAACTTTCCCCAAATCAATCGCGATCAGGAAGCCCTGGTGAAGCAACTGGTGCAATTGCTCTCTAGCTATACCCAGCGCTAA
- the aroA gene encoding 3-phosphoshikimate 1-carboxyvinyltransferase, translating into MAVIQITSDDTWQIQADGHPLRGTLQVPGDKSISHRALMLGAMAEGTTQITGLLVGEDTCSTASCFRALGAEISPLNATAVTVQGLGMGRLQEPGDVMNAGNSGTTMRLLLGVLAAQTGRFFTLTGDASLRSRPMARVVTPLLQMGAQIWGRQHHSRAPLAILGQPLEPITYYSPIASAQVKSALLLAALHTEGTTLIREPHRSRDHSERMLQAFGARLSVDEATCTVSLEGPAVLKGQKVIVPGDISSAAFWLVAASIIPDSELLLTNVGVNPTRTGILDVLWAMGAEITLENERLVTGEPVADLRVRSARLKSTRIGGELIPRLIDEIPILAVAAAFAEGVTEIRDAAELRVKESDRLKAVATELQKMGAKVTELSDGLDIQGGGPLQGTHLETYGDHRMAMSLAIAALNAKGTSEIHNASAAAVSYPEFVTVLQQIA; encoded by the coding sequence ATGGCGGTTATTCAGATTACATCCGACGACACTTGGCAGATTCAGGCCGATGGCCATCCCCTGCGGGGCACCCTCCAAGTACCGGGAGATAAATCCATTTCCCACCGTGCCCTGATGTTGGGGGCCATGGCAGAGGGCACCACCCAGATCACAGGATTGCTCGTGGGTGAAGATACCTGTAGTACCGCCTCCTGTTTCCGTGCCCTTGGTGCGGAGATTTCGCCTCTCAATGCCACGGCAGTAACGGTGCAAGGCTTGGGAATGGGCCGCCTTCAGGAGCCTGGGGATGTGATGAATGCCGGCAACTCCGGTACAACGATGCGGCTATTGTTGGGGGTATTGGCAGCGCAAACGGGTCGCTTTTTTACGCTGACTGGGGATGCCTCGTTGCGATCGCGACCGATGGCACGGGTTGTCACACCCCTCCTACAGATGGGTGCCCAGATTTGGGGCCGTCAACACCACAGTCGCGCTCCCCTGGCTATTTTGGGACAGCCCCTCGAGCCCATCACCTACTACAGTCCCATTGCCTCCGCTCAGGTAAAATCAGCGCTATTGCTGGCCGCCCTCCACACCGAAGGCACCACCCTTATTCGCGAACCCCACCGCTCGCGGGATCATAGTGAACGGATGCTTCAGGCCTTTGGGGCCCGTTTGAGCGTGGATGAGGCCACCTGTACAGTCAGTTTGGAAGGGCCGGCGGTCTTAAAGGGTCAGAAGGTCATTGTCCCTGGGGACATCAGTTCGGCTGCCTTTTGGTTGGTGGCAGCCTCCATTATCCCTGATTCAGAACTGCTGCTGACCAATGTGGGGGTCAACCCCACCCGCACCGGTATTCTCGATGTTCTTTGGGCAATGGGAGCAGAGATTACCCTTGAAAATGAGCGGCTGGTTACGGGAGAACCGGTGGCAGATCTGCGGGTGCGATCGGCGAGGCTGAAGAGCACCCGTATTGGCGGTGAATTGATTCCTCGCTTGATTGATGAGATTCCCATTTTGGCCGTGGCGGCTGCCTTTGCCGAGGGGGTCACCGAAATTCGCGATGCCGCAGAACTGCGGGTAAAGGAGAGCGATCGCCTCAAGGCCGTGGCCACAGAATTGCAAAAAATGGGCGCTAAGGTCACTGAACTCAGTGATGGCCTCGATATTCAAGGGGGCGGGCCCTTGCAAGGGACCCATTTGGAAACCTACGGCGATCATCGGATGGCCATGAGTCTGGCGATCGCTGCCCTCAATGCCAAGGGAACCAGTGAAATTCACAACGCCAGTGCAGCAGCCGTCTCCTATCCAGAATTTGTAACAGTTCTGCAACAAATTGCTTGA
- a CDS encoding chemotaxis protein CheW has protein sequence MFSSSDLLATNAPIESGSIDDLRTPEGDLHILFTIPSGDTLALPAIGVREVVAVSPDRITPVPNTSNLLLGILNLRGQVIWVADTGKFLGDDTPLNTDRSELSIIAIEDDESMVGLAVHQVRGMEWLNNDTIKPATHVSDQMAPFVRGEWVFDGEQQDIVKLLDPLAILRSARWGL, from the coding sequence ATGTTTAGTAGCTCAGATCTACTGGCCACCAATGCTCCCATCGAAAGTGGCAGTATCGATGACCTTAGAACTCCCGAGGGAGATTTACATATCCTCTTTACAATTCCTAGCGGTGATACCTTGGCGCTACCGGCTATTGGGGTGCGTGAAGTCGTGGCCGTGAGTCCCGATCGCATTACCCCAGTGCCCAATACCTCCAATCTCCTCCTGGGGATTTTGAACTTGCGGGGCCAGGTGATTTGGGTAGCGGATACGGGTAAGTTTCTCGGGGACGACACCCCCTTGAATACCGATCGCTCTGAGCTATCGATTATTGCCATTGAGGATGATGAGTCAATGGTAGGGCTAGCCGTTCATCAGGTTCGGGGCATGGAGTGGCTCAACAATGACACCATTAAGCCTGCCACCCATGTCAGCGATCAGATGGCCCCCTTCGTGCGTGGCGAGTGGGTCTTTGATGGGGAGCAACAGGACATCGTAAAGCTTTTGGATCCCCTCGCCATTTTACGGAGTGCTCGCTGGGGACTCTAA